The following are from one region of the Geotrypetes seraphini chromosome 12, aGeoSer1.1, whole genome shotgun sequence genome:
- the LOC117346280 gene encoding vomeronasal type-2 receptor 26-like, with product MGSRNGLGGPACYKAGHYGFELNFLKQTPPEFKCSKSCPPGFRKLTRDGEPVCCYDCILCPEGEVSNQTDMDSCTRCPEDQWPNKERHACIPKVRNYLSYEEPLGIALSLISGIIFIIIVVILGIFIYHRDTPIVKANNRDLSYIILVSLMLCGFCPFIFIGHPNEMTCVLRQTAFGITFSISLSSILAKTFTVVIAFKATKPGSKLRKWMGSRLSSSIVLSCSLLQAFFCLIWLLTSPPFPYLNMQSEIGTILIECKEGSVIAFYCVLGYLGILSGTSFIVAFLARNLPDSFNEAKHITFSMLVFCSVWVAFIPTYLSTKGKYMVGVEIFAILASSTGLLGCIFFPKCYIILIKPERNRKMYLTKNYND from the exons ACACCTCCAGAATTTAAATGCAGTAAAAGCTGTCCTCCAGGCTTCAGGAAATTAACCAGAGATGGAGAACCTGTCTGCTGCTATGATTGTATCCTCTGTCCAGAGGGAGAGGTTTCTAATCAAACCG ATATGGACAGCTGTACAAGGTGCCCAGAGGATCAATGGCCTAATAAGGAAAGACATGCCTGTATCCCAAAAGTTAGAAATTACTTGTCCTATGAAGAACCTTTGGGGATAGCTTTGAGCCTCATCAGTGGTATTATCTTCATAATCATTGTTGTCATTCTTGGAATCTTTATTTATCACCGAGATACTCCCATAGTGAAAGCCAACAACAGAGACCTCAGCTATATCATCCTTGTCTCCCTCATGCTCTGCGGCTTCTGTCCCTTTATATTTATTGGCCATCCTAATGAGATGACTTGTGTTCTCAGACAGACTGCCTTTGGGATCACTTTTTCTATTTCTCTGTCTTCTATACTGGCTAAAACATTCACTGTGGTTATAGCCTTCAAAGCCACCAAACCAGGAAGCAAGCTCCGAAAATGGATGGGTTCTAGATTATCTAGCTCTATAGTCCTTTCTTGTTCTCTTCTTCAAGCATTTTTTTGTCTTATCTGGTTGCTCACTTCTCCTCCATTTCCATACCTTAACATGCAATCAGAAATTGGAACAATTCTTATTGAGTGCAAGGAAGGGTCAGTAATTGCCTTTTACTGTGTTCTGGGTTATTTGGGAATTTTGTCTGGTACTAGTTTCATCGTAGCATTTCTAGCAAGAAATTTACCTGATAGTTTCAACGAGGCCAAGCACATCACCTTCAGCATGCTGGTGTTCTGTAGTGTCTGGGTAGCTTTCATCCCAACATACCTGAGCACCAAAGGCAAGTACATGGTGGGCGTAGAGATATTTGCTATCCTGGCCTCCAGCACTGGACTGCTGGGCTGTATCTTTTTCCCTAAGTGCTACATTATTTTGATTAAACCTGAAAGGAACAGGAAGATGTACCTAACAAAGAACTATAATGATTAA